The Oscillatoria acuminata PCC 6304 genomic interval TTTGGCTCAGTCATCGGGGTTATTCTTTAGGAGCTTTCGAGGATTTAGATTCGAGTTCTTGGACAGATTCAATCAGCGATCGCACTTCTTTAGTGCCTTCGGATGGTTCAAAAGTTAAGGGCATTTTGCCCCGTTTGATGGATTGGAATCCCACGGGAGCAAGGCTTAATAATCCTTTGATATCCCGGAAGAAATTACCAACGACCATCACCGCAAATTTGCGCTCATCGACCCAGCCGCCTTTTTTGACTAAATCAATTAAGACTTTGCGATGACGAATGGGACGACTGGCTTGGTCATCGGTGCGATCGAGAATTTCGTCCTTAATTTTACCAATTTTATCCAAGGGTTCGACGCCCATGGGACAAACGGAATTACAGTAAAAGCAGCGGGTGCAACTCCAGACTCCGGAGTTAGCTTGGTTATAGTTTTGTAAGCGGGATTCGGTTTGGTCATCGCGATCGTCTTCCACCATGCGATAGGCTTTGGCGAGGGCATGGGGACCGACAAAGTTCGGATTGACTTCCACGGCGTTGCATTCGGAGTAGCAGGCCCCGCAGAGGATACAATTGCCGCTTTCCTCAAGGCGCGATCGCTCCTCGGGAGTTTGGAGAAATTCTCGTTCGGGGATTTTCCTGGCACTATTACTCACATAGGGATCAACGGCTTCGAGATTGTTCCAAAACCGCTGCATATCCACCACCAGATCCTTGACAACGGGCATATTTCCCATGGGCGCAATCGTAATTTCTGGGATTGCTCCCGGTGCAGTCGTCCTTGGGGGTGCGCCGGGTAAGGCATTGAGTGCCGCGTTCTCGGTTTGTTCGCGATCGCGGGTGACGGACTCGGTTTCGGTGCTCTGTTCCGAGATTTGGTTCAAACGGGCCAGTTCAGCGCTGATATTCTCTTTACAGGCGAGGGCGGAACGGCCATTAATCCGCATTGAGCAACTGCCACAAATCGTATTGCGGCAATTTTTACGAAAGGCGAGGGTTCCGTCTTGCTCCCATTTAATCCGATTCAGACAATCGAGGATGGTATTCCCCGGTTCTACATCGAGTTGATAGGTCTGGATCCGAGGGCCAGTATTTTGGCTTTGGCGAACGATTTTAAATAAAACTTGCATGATGGCTACCCAATCCCGTGGGGGAACTGCTTCGATTATATATTGTACGCTGATTTGCACAGGATCAGGACGGGTGATTTTTTCTCCCGGGTCAGATGCGGAGTTCAAGGGGTTGTGGGGGGTGGGCGTTCTGGGGACCGGATGGAGGATTCAGATTTTGAGATTATGGGTTTTTCATCACCCCAGGAACCCCACTCAAACCGCTCTCAGACGGAGGGGAGGGCTATTTTGGGGGAGGGTGTATCTATGCTATTTTGGGGCTATTTGGGGGGGTTTTTGGGACATTGAAGGGGCAGTCCGAGGGTAAAAGTTGTTCCGGTTCCGGGGAAACTCTGACAATCGAGGGTACCCCCATGTCCTTCGACGACAATTTGGTAGGAAATGGATAATCCTAATCCGGTACCGTAGCCGACTTGTTTGGTGGTAAAAAAGGGGTCAAAGGCTTGTTGTTGTAATTCCGGGGTCATTCCGGGACCATTATCGGCGATGGAGATGGTGACGGTGTTTTCTGTGGGTTGGGCGGTGTTAATCCAGATGGTGGGGGAAGGCGGTTCGGGGCCGATCGCGTCCTGGTCCTGGCGGTTCGGGAGGGACCGGGGAGGGCGAGACCCCGACTCTAAAGCATCGATCGCATTGGTGAGCAGATTCATAAAGACTTGATTGAGTTGAGCGGCATAGCACCGGACTAGGGGGAGTTGAGTATAGTTTTTGATGACCGTAATTCCCGGGCGATCGCCACTCCGTTCTAGGCGATGGCCTAACATCATTAAAGTGCTCTCCAATCCTTCATGGAGATCCACTGATTTGAGTTCCGCTTCATCCAGTCTGGAAAAATTGCGCAGAGATTCCACAATCGTGCGGATCCGTTCGGACCCCCCTTCCATAGAGATGACTAATTTGGGGAAATCTTCCACGAGAAATTCCAACTCAATTTCTTCTTCAAATTGTTCAATTTCCGGGGGGATCGAGCCTAATGCCTGACGATACTTCTGGATTAACCCTAACAACTGCTTGACATAAGTTTTGACATAAGTCAGATTACCGGAAATGAAATTAACGGGATTGTTAATTTCGTGACAAACTCCGGCCACCAACTGACCGAGGCTGACCATTTTTTCATTTTGAATGAGTTGATTGTGAACCTGCTTAAGCTCGGTTAACGTCTGTTCTAATACGCGATTTTTAGCCAACAACTCCATTTGGAGCGATCGCAATTTTAATTGATGATCCACGCGCACTAAAACTTCAGCTTCTTGAAACGGTTTGGTGATATAATCATTCCCTCCCACTTCAAAGGCTTTGATTTTATCAAAAATATCATCTAGCGCACTAATAAAAATAATCGGAATTTCCCGAGTTATGGGATTTGATTTGAGCTTTTCGCAGACTTGATAGCCATTCATTTCTGGCATATTAATATCCAGCAAAATCAGGTGAGGTAAACTGGCTTCTACAGCATTCAGTGCCAGATGAGGGGTGAGGGCTTTCCGAACCCGATAACCGTTTCTGGTGAGAATGATGGACAACAGCCGGAGATTAGCTGCGGTATCGTCAACAATCAGAATATCGGCGGGTTCGGGGCTGGGGTTATTTTTATTCATTAGATTATAAAAGCTCTGTCAATGCATAAAATTTGAAAGGCTTGATGGGCTTCAGTCTATCAAACTTGAAAGAGTTTGTCGAGGAGAGTAGGCCCAATTCCTAACCTTGACACTAGAGGAAAAGCGATCGCATTTCTGGCCCAATCTCTGTAAACAATGCAAAACCCGGGGCAATTAACCGGAATTCTGGCTTCCCTTCTACTCCGAAAGTAACGCCTTAGCCTTGTATTTCTTCCAGCAATTCACATTGATGATTTCCACATTTAAATACTTCATCTTGGGATTGAGTGAGATAAGTACAATAGCAATTTCGCCCGGCTTGCTTGGCTTGATAGAGCGCTTTATCAGCATTCCAAATCAGGGTATGGAGGGAGACTTCCCTCGTGGGAATTAGGGTACAAATTCCCAGACTGATGGTGATAATATCGCCGACATCCGAGGCACAATGCTGAATATCTAGCTGCTGGATTTCCCGCTGAATGTTGCAGGCGACGGACAAGGCTCCTTTGTCAGTGGTATGGGGGAGAATGGCCGCAAATTCTTCGCCGCCATAGCGGGCGACTAAATCTGCCGGACGTTTGACTGCCTGACAAATAGCTTGGGCCACTTGTTTTAAACACTCATCTCCAGCGGGATGACCATAAGTATCGTTATAGGCTTTAAAATAGTCAATATCGCATAAAATCAAGGATAAGGGATGTTGTTGTCGCTCTAAACGGTCCCATTCTTGTTTGAGATAATCATCAAACTTACGGCGATTGGAGACCTGTGTTAAGCCGTCAATACAGGCCAGCTTTTGTAATTTTTTATTGGCTTTTTTTAAAGCAACTTCAGCTTTTTTACGGTTTTCGATTTCCTTTAACAGTAAGAAATTTTGTTTTTCCAAGAGGCGATTTTGCTCATGGAGTTGGTCTTGGAGTCGTTGAATTTTGAGTTGATTTTCGATGCGGGCAAGGACTTCCTCTAGTTGAAAGGGTTTGGTAATATAATCGATTCCCCCCACTTGAAAGGCTCTAACTTTATCCAAAACATCATCTAAAACACTGATAAAAATAATCGGAATATTTCGAGTTTTTTCTGAGTCTTTTAAGGCTTGACAAACTTCATATCCATTCATATAAGGCATATTGATATCCAGTAAAATTAAATCCGGGATTAAGGTATGGGCGGCAGTAATCGCCATTTCTCCATTCAATGCTTTGCGAAGATAATAACCATGCTTCGTTAAAATAGAAGATAAGACCCGCAAATTATCCGGGGTGTCATCCACGAGCAGAATGTTTCCTTTGCATGGGGACTTGACTTTTTCCATCATAATTTTGCATCCCTTTTATTAATTATACCTGCCCATAAATGAGATGGGTTAAAGCGGATGCAGATTGGTTGAAACCCTGTAAATGGAGTGGAACTGGGATAGATTGAGCCGGTGATAGAATACCCCTGAATGTTGTTGCTTGTTTCATGCTGGCTATCTCCCCATTTGATATAATTTGAGTCGTCCTAATGATAGACTGAAGGAGTCATTTTCCGTAAAGGTTTTAAAGAGTTAAGCTAAAGGGTCAATCAAAAATGAGAAGGATTACCGATGGATCATGCTCAATCCCCCTCGCCGGTTCAGGAATTGAGGGCAGGGAGGGTAAAATAAAATGAGGTCCCTTCTCCTTTGATGGAATTAAACCAGAGTCTTCCCCCGTGACGTTCGACGATTTTTTTGCAGAGGGTTAACCCAATGCCGGTCCCTGGATATTCATCGTAGGAATGCAGGCGATAAAAGGCTTCAAAGATGCGATCGCTGA includes:
- a CDS encoding succinate dehydrogenase/fumarate reductase iron-sulfur subunit gives rise to the protein MQVLFKIVRQSQNTGPRIQTYQLDVEPGNTILDCLNRIKWEQDGTLAFRKNCRNTICGSCSMRINGRSALACKENISAELARLNQISEQSTETESVTRDREQTENAALNALPGAPPRTTAPGAIPEITIAPMGNMPVVKDLVVDMQRFWNNLEAVDPYVSNSARKIPEREFLQTPEERSRLEESGNCILCGACYSECNAVEVNPNFVGPHALAKAYRMVEDDRDDQTESRLQNYNQANSGVWSCTRCFYCNSVCPMGVEPLDKIGKIKDEILDRTDDQASRPIRHRKVLIDLVKKGGWVDERKFAVMVVGNFFRDIKGLLSLAPVGFQSIKRGKMPLTFEPSEGTKEVRSLIESVQELESKSSKAPKE
- a CDS encoding hybrid sensor histidine kinase/response regulator, whose product is MNKNNPSPEPADILIVDDTAANLRLLSIILTRNGYRVRKALTPHLALNAVEASLPHLILLDINMPEMNGYQVCEKLKSNPITREIPIIFISALDDIFDKIKAFEVGGNDYITKPFQEAEVLVRVDHQLKLRSLQMELLAKNRVLEQTLTELKQVHNQLIQNEKMVSLGQLVAGVCHEINNPVNFISGNLTYVKTYVKQLLGLIQKYRQALGSIPPEIEQFEEEIELEFLVEDFPKLVISMEGGSERIRTIVESLRNFSRLDEAELKSVDLHEGLESTLMMLGHRLERSGDRPGITVIKNYTQLPLVRCYAAQLNQVFMNLLTNAIDALESGSRPPRSLPNRQDQDAIGPEPPSPTIWINTAQPTENTVTISIADNGPGMTPELQQQAFDPFFTTKQVGYGTGLGLSISYQIVVEGHGGTLDCQSFPGTGTTFTLGLPLQCPKNPPK
- a CDS encoding GGDEF domain-containing response regulator, translating into MMEKVKSPCKGNILLVDDTPDNLRVLSSILTKHGYYLRKALNGEMAITAAHTLIPDLILLDINMPYMNGYEVCQALKDSEKTRNIPIIFISVLDDVLDKVRAFQVGGIDYITKPFQLEEVLARIENQLKIQRLQDQLHEQNRLLEKQNFLLLKEIENRKKAEVALKKANKKLQKLACIDGLTQVSNRRKFDDYLKQEWDRLERQQHPLSLILCDIDYFKAYNDTYGHPAGDECLKQVAQAICQAVKRPADLVARYGGEEFAAILPHTTDKGALSVACNIQREIQQLDIQHCASDVGDIITISLGICTLIPTREVSLHTLIWNADKALYQAKQAGRNCYCTYLTQSQDEVFKCGNHQCELLEEIQG